A section of the Pseudomonas fluorescens genome encodes:
- a CDS encoding nucleoside recognition domain-containing protein: protein MLNGLWLGFFVVAMVSALAQWLVGGNAGIFAAMVESIFAMAKLSVEVMVLLFGTLTLWLGFLRIAEKAGIVEWLAKALGPLFLRLMPEVPAGHPAIGLITLNFAANGLGLDNAATPIGLKAMKALQELNPIPNTATNAQILFLVLNASSLTLLPVTIFMYRAQQGAPDPTLVFLPILLATSASTLVGLLSVALMQRLRLWDPVVLAYLIPGALVLGGFMALLATMSATALAGLSSILGNLTLFGLIMLFLLIGALRKVKVYEAFVEGAKEGFDVAKNLLPYLVAMLCAVGVLRASGALEFGLEGIRHLVAWTGLDTRFVDALPTAMVKPFSGSAARAMLIETMQTQGVDSFPALVAATIQGSTETTFYVLAVYFGSVGIQRARHAVGCALLAELAGVVAAIAVCYWFFG, encoded by the coding sequence ATGCTCAATGGCCTGTGGCTTGGCTTCTTTGTCGTGGCAATGGTATCGGCGCTGGCGCAATGGCTGGTGGGCGGTAACGCCGGGATCTTTGCGGCGATGGTCGAGAGTATCTTCGCCATGGCCAAGCTGTCGGTGGAAGTGATGGTGCTGCTGTTCGGCACCTTGACCCTGTGGCTGGGCTTTCTGCGCATCGCCGAGAAGGCCGGGATTGTCGAGTGGCTGGCCAAGGCCCTGGGCCCGCTGTTCCTGCGACTGATGCCGGAAGTGCCGGCCGGTCACCCGGCCATCGGCTTGATCACCCTCAACTTTGCCGCCAACGGCCTGGGCCTGGACAACGCGGCGACGCCCATCGGCCTCAAGGCCATGAAGGCGCTGCAAGAGCTCAACCCCATCCCCAACACCGCGACCAACGCGCAGATCCTGTTCCTGGTGCTCAATGCATCCTCCCTGACCCTGCTGCCGGTGACGATCTTCATGTACCGCGCCCAGCAAGGCGCGCCCGATCCGACCCTAGTGTTTCTGCCGATCCTGCTGGCCACCAGCGCCTCGACCCTGGTGGGCCTGCTGTCGGTAGCGCTGATGCAGCGCCTGCGCCTGTGGGACCCGGTGGTGCTGGCCTATCTGATTCCCGGCGCGCTGGTGCTGGGCGGCTTCATGGCCTTGCTGGCGACGATGTCGGCGACGGCCCTGGCGGGCCTGTCCTCGATCCTCGGCAACCTCACGCTGTTTGGCCTGATCATGCTGTTTCTGCTGATCGGTGCGCTGCGCAAGGTCAAGGTCTACGAAGCGTTTGTCGAGGGCGCCAAAGAGGGCTTCGACGTTGCCAAGAACCTGTTGCCCTACCTGGTGGCGATGCTGTGTGCGGTTGGCGTGTTGCGTGCTTCCGGGGCGCTGGAATTTGGCCTGGAAGGGATTCGCCACCTGGTGGCCTGGACGGGCCTGGACACGCGTTTTGTCGATGCCTTGCCCACGGCGATGGTCAAGCCATTCTCTGGCAGCGCGGCGCGGGCGATGCTGATCGAGACCATGCAGACCCAAGGCGTGGACAGCTTCCCGGCGTTGGTCGCGGCGACGATCCAGGGCAGTACCGAGACCACCTTCTACGTGCTGGCAGTGTACTTTGGCTCGGTGGGTATCCAGCGGGCGCGGCATGCGGTGGGGTGCGCGTTGCTGGCGGAGTTGGCGGGCGTGGTGGCGGCGATTGCCGTCTGCTACTGGTTCTTTGGCTGA
- a CDS encoding ABC-type transport auxiliary lipoprotein family protein: protein MKRAYQMIVPVALALVSACSILPKADPSNVYRLPVAQTAAHGSPGTWSLRLAKPQASEFLDSPRIAVVPEGDLISSYAQSRWSDPAPVLLRNRLLDGFQRDGRVAFLSTDDTNLQADFELGGQLQAFQSEYRGGAVEVVVRLDARLVRGNDQRIVAAKRFEVRQPVSNTQVPAVVAGFGLAGDTLNKQVVDWVVQQGNTASKR from the coding sequence ATGAAGCGTGCTTACCAAATGATTGTTCCCGTGGCCCTGGCCCTGGTCAGCGCCTGCTCGATCCTGCCCAAGGCCGATCCATCCAACGTCTATCGCCTGCCTGTGGCCCAGACGGCAGCTCATGGCAGCCCCGGTACCTGGTCATTGCGGCTGGCCAAGCCGCAAGCCAGCGAATTCCTCGACAGCCCGCGCATTGCCGTAGTGCCCGAGGGTGACTTGATCAGTAGCTATGCCCAGTCGCGCTGGAGTGATCCGGCGCCGGTGCTGCTGCGCAACCGCCTGTTGGACGGCTTCCAGCGCGATGGCCGGGTGGCGTTCCTGAGCACCGATGACACCAACCTGCAGGCAGATTTCGAGCTGGGCGGGCAGTTGCAGGCCTTCCAGAGCGAGTACCGGGGAGGGGCGGTGGAAGTGGTGGTTCGGCTCGATGCGCGCCTGGTGCGTGGCAATGACCAGCGGATCGTGGCCGCCAAGCGCTTTGAAGTGCGCCAGCCGGTGAGTAATACCCAGGTACCGGCGGTGGTGGCCGGGTTTGGGTTGGCCGGGGATACTTTGAATAAACAGGTGGTGGATTGGGTTGTGCAGCAAGGCAATACAGCGTCGAAACGCTGA
- a CDS encoding MlaD family protein, with product METRAHHVMIGLFSVIVVVGAMLFGLWLAKSSVDTAFQDYEVIFNEAVSGLSQGSAVQYSGIKVGDVTSLRLDPKDPRRVLARIRLAGQTPIKEDTQAKLALTGITGTSIIQLSGGTPQSPELKGKNGELPQITASPSPIARLLNNSNDLMTSINLLLHNANRMFSPANVDRLSGTLAHLEQTTGAIAEQRGDIKVVMQQLAQVSKQAGAALEQTTALMRNANGLLNDQGKQMFGSAEGAMRSLEQSTATINGLLHDNKDSLNSGMQGLNELAPAVRELRDTLGSLRAITRRLEANPSGYLLGSDKNKEFTP from the coding sequence ATGGAAACCCGAGCCCATCATGTGATGATCGGCCTGTTCAGCGTGATAGTCGTGGTCGGCGCCATGCTGTTCGGCCTGTGGCTGGCCAAATCCAGCGTCGACACCGCGTTCCAGGATTACGAAGTGATCTTCAACGAAGCGGTCAGCGGCCTGTCCCAGGGCAGCGCGGTGCAGTACAGCGGGATCAAGGTCGGCGACGTCACCAGCCTGCGCCTGGACCCAAAGGACCCACGCCGCGTACTGGCGCGTATCCGCCTGGCCGGGCAGACGCCGATCAAGGAAGACACCCAGGCCAAGCTGGCGCTGACCGGCATCACCGGTACGTCGATCATCCAGCTCAGCGGCGGAACCCCACAAAGCCCCGAGCTCAAGGGCAAGAACGGCGAGCTGCCGCAGATCACCGCCTCGCCATCGCCCATCGCCCGCCTGCTGAACAACAGCAACGACCTGATGACCAGCATCAACCTGCTGCTGCACAACGCCAACCGCATGTTCTCGCCCGCTAACGTCGACCGCCTGAGCGGCACCCTGGCCCACCTGGAGCAAACCACCGGGGCCATCGCCGAGCAGCGGGGCGATATCAAGGTGGTGATGCAGCAGTTGGCCCAGGTCAGCAAGCAGGCCGGTGCCGCCCTGGAGCAGACCACTGCGCTGATGCGCAACGCCAATGGCCTGCTCAACGACCAGGGCAAGCAGATGTTCGGCAGCGCTGAAGGCGCCATGCGCTCCCTGGAGCAAAGCACCGCGACCATCAACGGTTTGTTGCACGACAACAAGGATTCCCTGAACAGCGGCATGCAGGGCCTCAACGAACTGGCACCCGCCGTGCGCGAACTGCGCGATACCCTGGGCTCCTTGCGCGCCATTACCCGTCGCCTGGAAGCCAACCCCAGCGGGTATCTGCTGGGCAGTGACAAGAACAAGGAGTTCACGCCATGA
- a CDS encoding ABC transporter ATP-binding protein, with protein sequence MSRLQRAPSEAVIEVRGLCNRFGPQSVHENLDLDLYKGEILAVVGGSGSGKSVLLRSIIGLRQPSEGQVRVFGQNLPNLSEHERSLVERRFGVLFQKGALFSSLTVTENVALPLIEHAGLSRADAEHLAAVKLALAGLPLSAADKYPSSLSGGMIKRAALARALALDPDILFLDEPTAGLDPIGAAAFDQLILTLRDALGLSVLLITHDLDTLYTITDRVAVLAQKKVLVADAIDVVSETDDTWIHEYFHGPRGRAALDAAQQLNEV encoded by the coding sequence GTGAGCCGTTTACAGCGTGCGCCCAGCGAGGCGGTGATTGAAGTCCGTGGCCTGTGCAACCGCTTTGGCCCGCAGAGCGTGCACGAAAACCTCGACCTGGATCTGTACAAGGGCGAGATTCTCGCCGTGGTCGGCGGCTCGGGCAGCGGCAAATCGGTGCTGCTGCGCAGCATCATCGGCCTGCGTCAGCCCAGTGAAGGCCAGGTGCGGGTCTTCGGGCAGAACCTGCCGAACCTGTCGGAGCACGAACGCTCCCTGGTGGAACGGCGTTTTGGTGTGCTGTTCCAGAAGGGCGCACTGTTTTCCTCGCTGACGGTCACAGAAAACGTCGCCCTACCGCTGATCGAGCACGCCGGCCTGAGCCGCGCCGATGCCGAACACCTGGCGGCGGTAAAACTAGCCCTGGCCGGGTTGCCCTTGTCGGCGGCCGACAAATACCCGTCGTCGCTGTCTGGCGGGATGATCAAGCGTGCGGCCCTGGCCCGCGCCCTGGCCCTGGACCCGGATATTCTGTTTCTCGATGAGCCGACTGCTGGCCTCGATCCCATCGGCGCGGCGGCGTTCGACCAACTGATCCTGACCCTGCGTGACGCCTTGGGCCTGAGTGTGCTGCTGATCACTCACGACCTCGACACGCTCTACACCATCACCGACCGCGTGGCGGTGCTGGCGCAGAAAAAGGTGCTGGTGGCGGATGCCATCGATGTTGTCTCGGAAACAGACGACACCTGGATTCACGAATACTTTCATGGCCCCCGGGGCCGCGCGGCATTGGATGCCGCTCAACAGCTCAACGAGGTATGA
- a CDS encoding ABC transporter permease yields MTSSTTAGNAHLDASTQPPRLRVSGDWTLAHYSALKKLSATLDGQYDASTRVDLNGLGALDTAGASLLVELLGPERIEHSAEHTDCSLSTADRALLKTVYRSLNDFCVPVKEPRESAGILLLARIGRAVDTVWQDARTLLGFIGLILETFARNLLRPKRWRLTPMVAHIEQTGLDAAPIVALLTFLVGAVVAFLGATVLESFGASIFTVDLVAFSFLREFGVLLTAILMAGRTASAFTAQIGSMKANEEIDAIRTMGLDPMELLVLPRVLALLVALPMLTFLAMISGIVGGGVVCAVALDISPAMFLSLLQSDIGVQHLLVGLVKAPFFAFLIAAIGCLEGFKVSGSAESVGAHTTSAVVQSIFVVIVLDAVAALFFMEMGW; encoded by the coding sequence ATGACCAGTAGCACAACGGCAGGCAATGCCCACCTGGACGCGTCCACCCAACCGCCCCGACTACGGGTCAGCGGGGACTGGACGCTGGCCCACTACAGCGCCCTGAAGAAGTTGTCGGCGACCCTCGACGGCCAGTACGACGCCAGCACCCGCGTCGACCTCAATGGCCTGGGCGCACTGGACACGGCCGGTGCCTCGCTGCTGGTCGAGTTGCTGGGGCCAGAACGCATTGAGCATTCGGCTGAACATACCGACTGCAGCCTGTCCACCGCCGACCGCGCACTGCTCAAGACCGTCTACCGCTCGCTGAACGACTTTTGTGTGCCGGTCAAAGAGCCGCGGGAAAGCGCCGGCATCCTGCTCCTGGCGCGCATCGGCCGCGCGGTGGATACAGTCTGGCAAGACGCCAGGACGCTGTTGGGCTTTATTGGCCTGATCCTTGAGACCTTTGCCCGTAACCTGCTGCGCCCCAAGCGTTGGCGCCTGACGCCGATGGTGGCGCATATCGAACAGACCGGGCTCGATGCCGCGCCCATCGTCGCCTTGCTGACCTTTCTGGTGGGAGCCGTGGTCGCGTTTCTGGGCGCCACGGTGCTGGAGAGTTTCGGTGCCAGTATTTTTACCGTGGACCTCGTGGCGTTTTCCTTCCTGCGGGAGTTCGGCGTCCTACTCACGGCAATCCTGATGGCCGGGCGTACCGCCAGTGCCTTTACCGCGCAAATCGGCTCGATGAAGGCCAACGAAGAAATCGACGCCATCCGGACCATGGGCCTAGACCCCATGGAGTTGCTGGTGCTGCCGCGTGTCCTCGCGCTGCTGGTGGCGCTGCCGATGCTGACCTTTCTCGCCATGATTTCGGGGATCGTCGGCGGCGGCGTGGTGTGCGCCGTGGCCCTGGACATCTCACCGGCGATGTTCCTCTCGTTGCTGCAATCGGACATTGGCGTCCAGCACTTGCTGGTAGGCCTGGTCAAGGCGCCGTTCTTCGCGTTCCTGATTGCCGCCATTGGCTGCCTGGAAGGCTTCAAGGTCAGCGGTAGCGCCGAATCGGTCGGCGCCCACACCACCTCCGCCGTGGTGCAATCGATTTTCGTGGTGATCGTGCTCGACGCGGTGGCCGCACTGTTCTTTATGGAGATGGGCTGGTGA
- a CDS encoding DUF5924 family protein, with amino-acid sequence MPNLTHFIQRILELMKRYPGVIALGGFISGVGSFILVDRQQGMASWIAIIMLVSWLWLMLENSFTQLFSKVFKREIPEPLLRYATQMIHQESLFFVLPFFFVTTTWNSSQSIFTGLLGAAALISITDPLYYKWLAPKRSLFLALHTLTLFAALLTALPIILHLTTAESYKLALGVAMALSIPSLAVSLPLRSVKGWLMLLGVTAAIGCAGWFLRSWVPPATLWMTEVAISTQLQDRTPGDDLKEVSASQLRSSGLFAYTAINAPRGLDERIYHVWQFNGKEVDRIALDIHGGRKEGYRAWTHKQNFPTNAVGRWQVRVLTEDGQVIGVLRFKVTDTAQTDTPK; translated from the coding sequence ATGCCAAACCTGACCCATTTCATACAGCGCATCCTCGAACTGATGAAGCGCTACCCAGGGGTGATTGCACTCGGTGGTTTTATCTCGGGGGTGGGCAGCTTCATCCTGGTGGACCGCCAACAAGGCATGGCCAGTTGGATCGCGATCATCATGCTGGTGAGCTGGCTGTGGCTGATGCTGGAAAACAGCTTCACCCAGTTGTTCAGCAAAGTCTTCAAGCGGGAGATCCCCGAACCGCTGCTGCGCTACGCCACACAGATGATCCACCAGGAAAGCTTGTTCTTTGTCCTGCCGTTCTTTTTTGTCACCACCACCTGGAACAGCAGCCAGTCGATTTTCACCGGGTTGCTGGGCGCGGCTGCGCTCATCTCGATCACTGACCCGCTGTACTACAAATGGCTGGCGCCCAAGCGCTCACTGTTCCTGGCGCTGCACACCCTGACCCTGTTTGCGGCCTTGCTCACCGCGCTGCCGATCATCCTGCACCTGACCACCGCCGAGAGTTACAAACTGGCGCTGGGGGTGGCGATGGCCTTGTCGATCCCCAGCCTGGCCGTCAGCCTGCCGCTGCGCAGCGTCAAGGGTTGGCTGATGCTGCTGGGTGTCACGGCGGCGATTGGTTGCGCGGGCTGGTTCCTGCGCAGCTGGGTGCCGCCGGCCACACTGTGGATGACCGAAGTGGCGATCAGCACCCAATTGCAGGACCGCACCCCCGGCGATGACCTCAAGGAAGTCAGCGCCAGCCAACTGCGCAGCAGCGGCCTGTTCGCCTACACCGCAATCAACGCACCGCGCGGGCTGGATGAGCGCATTTACCATGTGTGGCAGTTCAACGGCAAAGAAGTCGACCGCATTGCCCTGGACATCCACGGCGGGCGCAAGGAAGGCTACCGGGCCTGGACGCACAAGCAGAACTTCCCGACGAATGCCGTGGGCCGTTGGCAAGTGCGGGTGCTCACTGAAGATGGCCAAGTAATCGGCGTGCTGCGCTTTAAAGTCACTGACACAGCACAAACGGACACGCCAAAGTAG
- a CDS encoding M16 family metallopeptidase: MRRLLFACLLIGSAHAFAFDRLQVEGYMLPNGLQLLLKPGTERGHVAIRLVVGVGLDDFSCPDKELPHLLEHLLFSGIDGGGEGELEEQMQALGGEWNAYTSNADTTFVIEAPARNQRKVLDLLKAILTRTQLSEAAINAAKQVVEREDGGHYSHLQRLLDRQDLGHNASNQLAVELGLKCAERAEVEHLTRAQLETVRQAWYAPNNMTLIIVGDLDKLLPAYLERTYGQLEPVDPSEHRPLPQIQRAAAPHRDLIRGWVGDGAKLYWLFPEPILDDQHDATYDLLKDYLDWALYRQLRLQHGLSYGPWSERQVLGGVGFMSLNADLDRDKLPEAEQVLEALKARLLEDGLDPATFSRLQHAAIDRQAWAVQGNSALADYYWGAFADYADGRFSDPAKRIKAVSLAQADQAMRQLFSQPGYWRIEKPLLSYTALGWLTAGVLGLIAIVLIALRRYRKAIVQ; this comes from the coding sequence ATGCGTCGCCTGTTATTCGCCTGCCTGCTCATAGGCTCGGCCCACGCCTTTGCCTTTGATCGCTTGCAGGTCGAAGGCTATATGCTGCCCAACGGCCTGCAATTGCTGCTCAAGCCGGGTACCGAGCGCGGGCATGTGGCGATCCGCCTTGTAGTCGGCGTGGGCCTGGATGACTTCAGTTGCCCGGACAAGGAACTGCCACACCTGCTCGAACACCTGCTATTCAGCGGCATCGACGGCGGCGGCGAAGGTGAACTGGAAGAACAGATGCAGGCCCTGGGCGGGGAGTGGAACGCCTACACCAGCAATGCCGACACCACCTTCGTCATCGAGGCGCCGGCGCGCAACCAGCGCAAGGTGCTGGACCTGCTGAAGGCGATCCTGACCCGTACCCAACTGAGCGAGGCTGCGATCAACGCGGCCAAGCAAGTGGTGGAGCGCGAAGACGGCGGCCACTATTCGCACCTGCAACGCCTGCTGGACCGCCAGGACCTGGGCCATAACGCCAGCAACCAACTGGCGGTGGAGCTGGGCCTCAAATGCGCCGAGCGCGCCGAGGTCGAACACCTGACCCGCGCCCAGTTGGAGACAGTGCGCCAGGCCTGGTACGCCCCCAACAACATGACCCTGATCATTGTCGGCGACCTCGACAAGCTGCTGCCGGCCTATCTGGAACGCACCTATGGCCAGCTTGAGCCGGTAGACCCCAGCGAACATCGCCCCTTGCCGCAAATCCAACGGGCTGCTGCGCCCCATCGCGACCTGATCCGTGGCTGGGTCGGCGATGGCGCCAAACTGTACTGGCTGTTCCCCGAACCGATACTGGACGACCAGCACGATGCCACCTACGACCTGCTCAAGGACTACCTGGATTGGGCGTTGTATCGCCAGTTGCGTCTGCAGCACGGCCTGTCCTACGGTCCATGGAGCGAGCGCCAAGTGCTGGGCGGCGTGGGCTTCATGAGCCTCAATGCCGACCTGGACCGCGACAAACTGCCCGAAGCCGAACAGGTCCTTGAAGCTCTCAAGGCCAGGCTGCTTGAGGACGGCCTCGACCCGGCCACCTTCAGCCGCCTGCAACACGCCGCCATCGACCGCCAGGCCTGGGCCGTGCAGGGCAATAGCGCACTGGCCGACTATTATTGGGGCGCCTTTGCCGACTACGCCGATGGCCGATTCAGCGACCCGGCCAAGCGCATCAAGGCCGTCAGCCTGGCGCAGGCCGACCAGGCCATGCGCCAGCTGTTCAGCCAGCCAGGCTACTGGCGCATCGAAAAGCCGCTGCTCAGTTACACGGCCTTGGGCTGGCTCACCGCAGGTGTTCTGGGGCTGATCGCCATTGTGCTGATTGCGCTGCGCCGTTATCGCAAAGCAATTGTGCAATGA
- a CDS encoding Na/Pi cotransporter family protein translates to MLTLLNLLSAVTLLIWGTHIVRTGILRVYGSNLRQVIGQNMARRWLAFIAGILVTAMVQSSNATAMLVTSFVGQGLMGLTPALATMLGADVGTALMARVLTLDLSWLSPLLIFLGVIFFLSRKQTRAGQMGRVGIGLGLIILALQLIVEAAGPITQAQGVKVLFASLTGDILLDALVGALFAMISYSSLAAVLLTATLAGAGVIGLHVAIGLVIGANIGSGVLAFLSTSMQNAAGRQVALGSLLYKLIGLLLIIPVLDPLVRWMDTLDYSAQGMVITFHLLYNVTRCLILLPTIGPMARLCAWLLPERPEANGLAKPRHLDPTALTTPSLALANAARETLRLGDLIDNMLAAMLEVLRGKQTAITQEIRSLSDDVEALYSAIKLYLAQMPREDLSEHDSRRWAEIIELSINLKLAGDLIERMLRKVQQQKTSQRRSFSEVGLEELAGLHSQLIANLRLGLSVFLSADPESARQLLREKRRFRAQERRLAHAHVSRLQRKIVQSIETSSLHLELIADMKRLNSLFCSSAYVVLETSETGALAADSMADITHSP, encoded by the coding sequence ATGCTGACCCTGCTCAATCTTCTTTCTGCGGTGACCCTGCTGATCTGGGGCACGCACATCGTCCGTACCGGCATCCTGCGGGTCTACGGCTCCAACCTGCGCCAGGTCATCGGGCAGAACATGGCCAGGCGCTGGCTGGCGTTCATTGCCGGGATCCTCGTCACCGCCATGGTGCAAAGCAGCAACGCCACGGCAATGCTGGTGACATCGTTTGTCGGCCAGGGCCTGATGGGCCTGACACCCGCCCTGGCGACCATGCTTGGCGCCGACGTCGGTACGGCGCTGATGGCACGGGTGCTGACCCTGGATCTGTCGTGGTTGTCGCCGCTGCTGATCTTTCTCGGCGTGATCTTCTTCCTGTCGCGCAAACAGACGCGCGCCGGGCAGATGGGCCGGGTCGGCATCGGCCTGGGCTTGATCATCCTTGCTCTGCAACTGATCGTCGAAGCCGCCGGGCCGATTACCCAGGCCCAGGGCGTCAAAGTCCTGTTCGCCTCACTGACCGGCGACATCCTGCTCGACGCCCTGGTGGGCGCGTTGTTTGCGATGATTTCCTACTCCAGCCTGGCCGCCGTGCTGCTGACAGCGACACTGGCCGGCGCTGGCGTCATTGGCCTGCATGTGGCCATTGGCCTGGTGATCGGTGCCAATATCGGCAGCGGGGTGCTGGCCTTCCTCAGCACCAGCATGCAAAACGCCGCCGGCCGCCAAGTGGCCCTCGGCAGCCTGCTCTACAAACTGATCGGCCTGCTGCTGATCATTCCCGTCCTGGATCCCCTGGTGCGGTGGATGGACACCTTGGACTACAGCGCCCAAGGCATGGTCATCACCTTTCACCTGCTCTACAACGTCACCCGCTGCCTGATCCTGCTGCCCACCATCGGCCCCATGGCACGCCTGTGTGCCTGGCTGCTGCCGGAACGCCCGGAGGCCAACGGGCTGGCCAAACCCCGCCATCTCGACCCGACGGCGCTGACCACCCCGAGCCTGGCCCTGGCCAACGCCGCGCGGGAGACCCTGCGCCTTGGGGACCTGATCGACAACATGCTGGCCGCCATGCTGGAAGTGCTGCGCGGCAAACAAACGGCCATCACCCAGGAAATACGCAGCCTCAGCGATGATGTCGAGGCGCTCTACAGCGCGATCAAGCTGTACCTGGCGCAAATGCCCCGGGAAGACCTCAGCGAGCACGACAGCCGGCGCTGGGCCGAGATCATCGAACTGTCGATCAACCTGAAACTGGCCGGTGACTTGATCGAACGCATGTTGCGCAAGGTCCAGCAACAGAAAACCTCCCAGCGCCGCTCCTTTTCCGAAGTGGGCCTGGAAGAGCTGGCGGGCCTGCACAGCCAATTGATCGCCAACCTGCGCCTGGGCCTGTCGGTGTTTCTCAGCGCCGACCCGGAAAGCGCCCGCCAATTGCTGCGCGAAAAGCGCCGCTTCCGCGCCCAGGAGCGGCGCCTGGCCCACGCTCATGTCAGTCGCCTGCAGCGCAAGATCGTGCAAAGCATCGAGACCAGTTCCCTGCACCTGGAGTTGATTGCCGACATGAAACGCCTGAACTCGCTGTTTTGCAGCAGCGCTTATGTCGTGCTGGAAACCTCCGAGACCGGCGCACTGGCGGCGGACAGTATGGCCGACATCACCCATTCGCCCTGA
- a CDS encoding TerC family protein produces the protein MEWLTNPEIWIAFFTLTALEIVLGIDNIIMISILVSRMPKHMQARTRIFGLALAMITRILLLLSITWVMQLTADLFVVLDQGISGRDLILFFGGLFLLWKSSQEMYHALEGEDETHDEPTGKGGKFIYTIIQIAIIDIVFSLDSVITAVGMVSHVPVMVAAIIVAVLVMMLAAGTISAFIDKHPSLKMLALSFLLVVGTVLIAESFDVHVPKGYVYFAMAFSLAVEAVNIKMRTAIAKKKKQQDPVKLRKDIPGQ, from the coding sequence ATGGAATGGCTGACCAATCCGGAGATCTGGATTGCCTTCTTCACCTTGACGGCACTCGAGATCGTCCTGGGCATCGATAACATCATCATGATTTCGATCCTGGTCAGCCGCATGCCCAAGCATATGCAGGCGCGCACTCGGATCTTCGGCCTCGCCCTGGCCATGATCACCCGGATCCTGTTGCTGCTGTCGATCACCTGGGTCATGCAACTGACCGCCGACCTGTTCGTGGTATTGGACCAGGGTATTTCCGGTCGTGACCTGATCCTGTTCTTCGGTGGCCTGTTCCTGCTGTGGAAAAGCTCCCAGGAGATGTACCACGCCCTGGAAGGTGAAGACGAAACCCACGACGAGCCGACAGGCAAGGGTGGCAAGTTCATCTACACCATCATCCAGATCGCCATCATCGACATCGTGTTCTCCCTGGATTCGGTGATTACCGCCGTGGGCATGGTTTCCCACGTACCGGTCATGGTCGCGGCGATCATCGTTGCGGTACTGGTGATGATGCTGGCCGCAGGCACCATCAGTGCGTTCATCGACAAGCACCCGTCGCTGAAAATGCTCGCGCTGTCGTTCCTGCTGGTGGTGGGTACGGTGCTGATCGCCGAATCCTTCGACGTGCATGTGCCAAAAGGCTACGTATACTTCGCCATGGCGTTCTCCCTGGCGGTAGAAGCGGTCAACATCAAGATGCGTACCGCCATCGCGAAGAAGAAAAAGCAGCAGGATCCAGTGAAACTGCGCAAGGACATTCCGGGTCAATAA